One Chanodichthys erythropterus isolate Z2021 chromosome 22, ASM2448905v1, whole genome shotgun sequence DNA window includes the following coding sequences:
- the stc2b gene encoding stanniocalcin-2, with amino-acid sequence MRVQLTIGVLILFLTVRQTHATDSSSAHDTSQERSLNIQKRRLSLQNTAEIQQCLVNAGDVGCGMFECFNNNSCEIRGLHDICMTFLHNAGKFDSQGKSFIKDALKCMAHGLRHKFSCVSRKCLAVKEMVFQLQRECYIKHNLCSAVRENVNVMVEMIHFKDLFPKGPHVELVNILLGCGEEVRVAIGRRIRTQCEQNWGALCGSLSLCALGKVENQASSTLAPVPDITTPPGANGNSLPPASLLLPESDGETVWTLTKGDEDEHQSSGPQDNASDAEKELKRSLNATKRR; translated from the exons ATGCGTGTGCAACTGACTATAGGAGTGTTGATATTGTTTTTGACGGTGCGGCAAACACACGCGACTGATTCCAGCAGCGCTCATGACACCTCACAAGAGAGATCGCTGAACATCCAGAAGAGAAGACTCTCTCTGCAGAACACAG CGGAGATTCAGCAGTGTCTGGTGAACGCGGGTGATGTGGGCTGCGGGATGTTCGAGTGCTTCAACAACAACTCCTGCGAGATCCGCGGACTACATGACATCTGCATGACATTCCTCCACAACGCAGGCAAATTTGACTCCCAG GGAAAATCGTTCATCAAAGACGCGCTGAAGTGCATGGCTCATGGACTCCGCCACAAGTTCAGCTGCGTCAGCCGCAAGTGTCTGGCCGTGAAAGAGATGGTGTTCCAGCTGCAGCGCGAGTGTTACATCAAACACAACCTCTGCTCCGCTGTGAGGGAGAACGTCAACGTCATGGTGGAGATGATCCACTTCAAGGACCTGTTTCCTAAAGG GCCTCACGTGGAGTTGGTGAACATCCTGTTGGGATGCGGCGAGGAAGTGCGCGTCGCCATCGGCCGACGAATACGAACTCAGTGCGAGCAGAACTGGGGAGCTCTGTGCGGGAGTCTGAGTCTCTGTGCCCTTGGAAAGGTGGAGAACCAGGCCAGTTCCACCCTCGCCCCTGTCCCAGACATCACCACCCCACCGGGAGCCAACGGCAACTCCCTTCCTCCTGCGAGCCTGCTTCTCCCCGAGTCTGATGGGGAAACAGTTTGGACGCTCACAAAAGGAGATGAAGATGAACATCAGTCCTCAGGTCCTCAAGACAATGCCTCTGATGCGGAAAAAGAGCTAAAGAGGTCTCTGAATGCCACCAAAAGGAGGTGA